Proteins from a genomic interval of Crassostrea angulata isolate pt1a10 chromosome 7, ASM2561291v2, whole genome shotgun sequence:
- the LOC128192917 gene encoding uncharacterized protein LOC128192917 isoform X4, which translates to MEKKEEVKKAAPSPVKGDNITEKKEVKEVDLTVEFAKMSMNGGVNGGLVDRQDKLSDTEKELNTMTSNLSISDDSVKLNGEVKSRGPSGGVARVPHSQQHSYKSLNYFASCPVNDGFKGSGKRTMDHDEYSYQKYGKPVPDFFPANSGLNNELQNNMDINAFQMTYSVDKMSAGKFMKPVSQTSYESQQVFNPDQFLDSLGQQESSPGYGNGDFMGADQMFGDFTHTSVPNGMYGHGGMPMMAGQNDCMNANFNNNDLNNQMNNAFSPDQSFSERQTEKPDYSETESDMEKSPYSFTSNSPASQMSLNSPPPSVDSGYGGYAVPSPQSDIKSPQSHTGTSPPSNAQSPMPAPQTEIDNTSEYIDKNMDKLHDVLEILAKDLKDKEHSKPQYPTQSIPQENFNPKSTVQSSASSSYAPQQGKPMVSATNMPQTSMAVSQQKMSMNLQRHIPTSAMAPQQSMPNMYVGSRPQQAPPMVSGQQVRMQPNYIPPPQQVNNSCVSPGTPTSNQVIILPPNTMSQSILSPTSGMMNGHGIVTSPTQAVMKTTVTSTNQPIATTNSFVIVNNANGGAPITSVPVPIPAGGTSQQPNTIIIVAPQQPITAPKQEKVKLREIRPKIPGNDKSGTTNGVRPGAKIQPKPQVNPQMIMQRRAMEQKKQNLINVARRMVAEISREQLPFQDEEGDTYLHVAVCKTDPNMVLALLERLMRENLSQMIDVENKHRQTPLYLAVVANQPQMVSMFVQRNANPNSMAQVVSQDGKSMEVKAPIHVASSNGVDFLNTLNELLKSQDLSLNIANSEGHTALHCAILAHGRPQRNGNGYVNSLPIIEALIKAGADPNSQDKKSGKTPLMYAIEKKDYSLVESVLRLFEPSKLKNIVKSATFDGSSCIKIAEGLKNDFQPETWKKLWSLLNSACNGQIPASLQVF; encoded by the exons ATGGAGAAGAAAGAGGAAGTGAAGAAGGCGGCTCCTTCCCCAGTGAAGGGAGACAACATCACAGAGAAAAAAGAAGTCAAAGAGGTGGATCTAACAGTCGAGTTTGCCAAAATGTCGATGAATGGGGGCGTGAATGGGGGGCTTGTGGACAGACAGGACAAGCTCAGTGATACTGAGAAGGAGCTAAACACGATGACCAGTAACCTGTCCATCAGCGACGATAGCGTTAAACTGAACGGGGAGGTCAAGTCTCGGGGACCCAGTGGAGGAGTTGCCAGGGTACCTCACTCCCAGCAGCACTCCTACAAGTCTCTCAACTACTTTGCCAGCTGCCCAGTTAATGATGGGTTTAAAGGATCCGGAAAACGCACAATGGACCATGATgagtattcatatcaaaagtaCGGGAAACCTGTGCCTGATTTTTTCCCTGCTAATTCTGGCTTAAACAACGAGCTTCAAAACAATATGGACATCAATGCCTTTCAGATGACCTACTCTGTGGACAAAATGTCTGCTGGAAAATTCATGAAGCCCGTGTCTCAGACAAGCTATGAGAGCCAGCAAGTCTTCAACCCTGACCAGTTCTTGGATTCTCTGGGTCAACAAGAGAGCTCCCCTGGCTATGGAAATGGGGACTTCATGGGTGCAGACCAAATGTTTGGGGACTTTACCCACACCTCAGTGCCAAACGGGATGTACGGTCATGGGGGAATGCCCATGATGGCTGGACAGAATGACTGCATGAACGCCAACTTCAACAACAATGATCTGAACAACCAGATGAACAATGCCTTCTCACCAGATCAGAGTTTTTCTGAGAGGCAGACAGAGAAGCCAGATTACAGTGAAACAGAGTCTGACATGGAGAAGAGCCCTTACTCCTTTACTTCAAACTCGCCCGCCAGCCAGATGTCACTGAACTCTCCCCCTCCGTCTGTGGATAGTGGATACGGAGGATATGCTGTTCCCAGCCCACAGTCTGACATCAAATCTCCACAGTCGCACACCGGAACCTCCCCTCCAAGTAACGCTCAAAGCCCAATGCCGGCACCTCAGACAGAGATAGATAACACTTCAGAATACATCGACAAAAACATGGACAAGTTGCATGATGTTTTGGAAATTCTAGCTAAAGATTTGAAAGACAAAGAACACTCCAAGCCACAGTATCCAACCCAGTCCATTCCACAAGAAAATTTCAACCCCAAATCTACTGTTCAGAGCTCCGCCTCTAGCTCTTATGCACCTCAACAGGGAAAGCCGATGGTATCGGCTACAAACATGCCTCAGACTTCAATGGCCGTCTCTCAACAGAAGATGTCAATGAATCTGCAGCGTCATATCCCCACATCCGCCATGGCTCCACAACAGAGCATGCCAAACATGTATGTGGGGTCTCGGCCCCAGCAAGCTCCCCCCATGGTCAGTGGTCAACAAGTCAGGATGCAGCCCAACTATATTCCCCCACCGCAGCAGGTCAACAATTCCTGTGTCTCCCCCGGCACCCCCACAAGTAATCAGGTCATTATCCTGCCCCCCAACACCATGAGTCAGTCAATTCTGAGCCCCACATCAGGCATGATGAATGGCCATGGCATAGTTACTTCCCCTACCCAAGCGGTCATGAAGACAACTGTAACAAGTACTAATCAGCCAATTGCTACCACCAACTCCTTTGTAATCGTTAACAATGCAAACGGTGGAGCCCCGATCACATCTGTGCCAGTTCCAATCCCAGCAGGGGGAACCAGTCAACAGCCAAACACAATCATCATTGTGGCACCCCAGCAACCAATCACCGCTCCCAAACAGGAGAAGGTCAAGCTGCGAGAGATTCGACCCAAGATCCCCGGTAACGATAAGTCCGGAACCACCAATGGTGTTAGACCAGGAGCAAAAATTCAGCCCAAGCCCCAGGTCAATCCACAGATGATTATGCAGAGGAGAG CCATGGAGCAAAAGAAACAAAACTTGATCAACGTAGCAAGAAGAATGGTGGCCGAGATTTCCCGGGAACAGCTTCCGTTTCAGGATGAGGAGGGTGATAC CTACCTCCATGTTGCAGTCTGTAAAACCGATCCAAACATGGTGCTCGCCCTGTTGGAGCGACTGATGCGTGAGAATCTTTCACAGATGATTGATGTGGAAAACAAGCATAGACAG ACTCCATTGTACTTGGCCGTGGTTGCAAACCAGCCTCAGATGGTCTCCATGTTTGTCCAGAGAAATGCCAACCCTAACAGCATGGCCCAG GTTGTGTCCCAGGATGGCAAGTCAATGGAAGTGAAGGCTCCAATTCATGTGGCATCCTCTAATGGTGTCGACTTTCTGAACACCTTAAATGAACTTCTCAAATCTCAGGACCTCTCTCTTAACATTGCAAACTCTGAAG gaCACACTGCCCTACATTGTGCTATTCTAGCCCATGGCAGGCCCCAGAGAAACGGAAACGGATATGTGAACAGTCTGCCAATTATTGAGGCCTTGATCAAAGCTGGGGCTGACCCCAACTCCCAA GATAAGAAGAGTGGAAAAACACCACTCATGTATGCCATCGAGAAAAAAGACTACAGCCTTGTGGAGTCAGTGCTAAGATTGTTCGAACCCTCCAAGCTTAAAAACATTGTCAAATCTGCCACATTCGATGGAAGTTCATGCATTAAAATCGCCGAAGGACTTAAAAACGATTTTCAACCGGAAACATGGAAGAAATTGTGGAGTTTGTTGAACAGTGCTTGCAATGGTCAGATCCCAGCGAGCCTGCAAGTGTTCTGA